A genomic window from Lotus japonicus ecotype B-129 chromosome 1, LjGifu_v1.2 includes:
- the LOC130732017 gene encoding GDSL esterase/lipase At1g29670-like — MGCESKTWLVLSLLVVMVASIMQHSTVLGESQVPCIFVFGDSLSDSGNNNNLPTSAKANFLPYGIDFPATFPTGRYSNGRNPIDKIAQMLGFQEFIPPFANLNGSDILKGVNYASGSAGIRKESGSQLGHNVNLGLQLLHHRAIVSRIAHRLGGLDKATQYLNQCLYYVNIGTNDFEQNYFLPNVFNTSRMYTPKQYAKALIQQLSHYLQTLHHFGARKSVLVGLDRLGCIPKLLVNGSCVEEKNVATFLFNDQLKSLVDRLNKKILMDSKFIFINSTAIIHDKSVGFTVTHHGCCPTNEKGKCIRDGIPCQNRHEYVFWDGIHTTEAANLVTAITSYNSSNPAIAYPTNIKHLIQSNTIN, encoded by the exons ATGGGTTGTGAGAGTAAAACATGGTTGGTTCTGTCTCTGCTTGTTGTCATGGTTGCAAGCATCATGCAACATAGTACTGtccttggagaatcccaagtgcctTGCATTTTTGTGTTTGGGGACTCTCTATCTGATAGTGGAAACAACAACAATCTTCCAACCTCTGCAAAAGCTAATTTCTTGCCATATGGCATCGACTTCCCTGCAACTTTTCCTACCGGAAGATATTCCAACGGACGAAATCCCATTGACAAAATAG CACAAATGTTGGGATTTCAGGAATTCATCCCACCATTTGCAAACCTTAATGGCTCAGACATACTCAAAGGTGTCAACTACGCATCCGGTTCAGCTGGAATTCGCAAGGAAAGCGGCAGCCAATTG GGTCATAACGTTAACTTAGGATTACAACTACTTCATCACAGAGCTATAGTGTCTCGAATTGCCCACAGACTTGGAGGCTTAGACAAAGCTACACAATACCTTAATCAGTGCTTGTATTATGTGAATATAGGCACCAATGATTTCGAACAAAATTACTTCCTTCCCAATGTATTCAACACAAGCCGCATGTATACCCCAAAGCAATATGCTAAAGCTCTTATCCAACAATTATCTCATTATTTACAG ACTCTGCATCATTTTGGGGCAAGAAAGTCTGTGCTAGTTGGGCTGGATCGTTTAGGTTGCATTCCAAAGCTCTTGGTAAATGGATCTTGTGTTGAGGAGAAGAACGTTGCCACATTCCTTTTCAATGATCAGCTTAAATCTCTAGTGGATCGATTGAACAAGAAAATCTTAATGGATTCCAAATTCATCTTTATAAATAGTACAGCCATAATCCATGACAAATCCGTtg GTTTCACGGTTACTCATCATGGTTGTTGCCCGACAAATGAAAAGGGAAAATGTATTCGTGATGGTATTCCATGCCAGAATAGGCATGAGTATGTGTTTTGGGATGGAATTCACACAACAGAAGCTGCAAACTTAGTCACTGCAATAACTTCATACAATTCTTCTAATCCAGCCA